A genome region from Streptomyces sp. S4.7 includes the following:
- a CDS encoding NUDIX domain-containing protein codes for MNPHPAQPVIDTHVLLRDGDKLLFSQRGGPYGHGRWHMPSGKLDRGETISAGAARELMEETGVRVDPARL; via the coding sequence ATGAATCCGCACCCCGCGCAGCCCGTCATCGACACGCATGTCCTCCTACGCGACGGGGACAAGCTCCTCTTCTCCCAGCGCGGCGGCCCCTACGGCCACGGCCGCTGGCACATGCCTTCCGGCAAGCTCGACCGGGGCGAGACCATCAGCGCCGGTGCCGCGCGGGAGTTGATGGAGGAGACCGGTGTGCGGGTCGACCCCGCGCGGCTGTGA
- a CDS encoding dTMP kinase — MSSPASTSATSTGAPWPCLVAADRYEHIEHEIEPRLSGGDTVVCDRYLASTLVMQQLDGVPMKFLLDLNAHVLLPDLAVILTASPGLITERIAARGPRNRFHLDPTAPGREVDLYHEAAQTLMTANVKVLIVRTDGSTTTEVAASIADAIPHPSVSSAAPTPSTIPQEP, encoded by the coding sequence GTGTCTTCACCCGCGAGCACTTCAGCCACATCCACGGGCGCGCCCTGGCCTTGCCTGGTCGCCGCCGACAGGTACGAACACATCGAGCACGAGATCGAACCCCGCCTGAGCGGCGGCGACACGGTTGTCTGCGACCGGTACCTGGCCTCGACGCTCGTCATGCAGCAACTCGACGGCGTACCCATGAAGTTCCTGCTCGACCTGAACGCGCACGTTCTGCTGCCGGACCTGGCCGTCATCCTCACCGCGTCCCCAGGCCTCATCACCGAACGGATAGCCGCACGGGGCCCACGCAACCGCTTCCACCTCGACCCGACCGCCCCTGGTCGTGAAGTCGACCTGTACCACGAGGCCGCCCAGACCCTCATGACGGCAAACGTGAAGGTGCTGATCGTGCGCACCGACGGCTCCACCACAACGGAGGTTGCGGCCTCAATCGCCGACGCGATCCCTCATCCGTCGGTATCGTCAGCCGCCCCAACACCATCAACCATCCCTCAGGAACCATGA
- a CDS encoding NAD(P)H-binding protein — MSEHPILVTGATGKSGRRVVSQLRARGLPVRAAARNGEHVFDWTDSRTWNSALEGVRSLYIVQLDGTKLVRPFVERAVRHGARRIVPASGRGIDDPDYAKDSGGVLDGVLDSEAAVRESGLEWTISRPGWFAQNSSEGFFADAVRAGELRLPAGRRGRQLRRRRGHRRGGGRRADGGRTRGPDLRALRSPGGDAGRGSRHDLHGRGPRNPLRTRSRWPSTWRTSSTRDCHRRTPKPSRT; from the coding sequence ATGTCTGAACATCCGATTCTTGTCACCGGGGCGACCGGCAAGTCCGGCCGCCGTGTCGTCAGCCAACTGCGGGCCAGGGGGCTGCCGGTCCGTGCGGCGGCCCGTAACGGCGAGCACGTCTTCGACTGGACCGACAGCCGCACCTGGAACTCCGCCCTGGAGGGCGTGCGGTCCCTCTACATCGTCCAACTGGACGGCACGAAGCTCGTCCGCCCGTTCGTCGAACGGGCGGTACGGCACGGAGCCCGGCGGATCGTCCCGGCCTCGGGGCGCGGGATCGACGACCCCGACTACGCGAAGGACAGCGGCGGCGTCCTCGACGGCGTCCTCGACAGCGAGGCGGCGGTGCGGGAGAGCGGTCTGGAGTGGACGATCAGCAGACCGGGCTGGTTCGCGCAGAATTCCAGCGAGGGCTTCTTCGCCGACGCCGTGCGCGCCGGCGAGTTGCGGCTGCCCGCAGGGCGACGGGGCCGCCAGCTTCGTCGACGCCGAGGACATCGCCGCGGTGGTGGTCGCCGCGCTGACGGAGGACGGACACGCGGGCCGGACCTACGAGCTCTCCGGTCCCCGGGCGGTGACGCTGGCCGAGGCAGTCGCCACGATCTCCACGGCCGTGGGCCGCGAAATCCGCTACGTACCCGCTCTCGGTGGCCGAGTACGTGGCGGACCTCGTCCACCAGGGACTGCCACCGGCGGACGCCGAAGCCTTCGCGGACGTGA
- a CDS encoding LuxR C-terminal-related transcriptional regulator: protein MRTGGDLGPSTHQRARYALTSRVGRDTELADLKARAAAPNGQVLTLTGPVGVGKSRLADALFEQIAGEFADGGRYLELDTLRLESSDPDGGLARAVAEALELTPPPVPGDDVDAASDDGGARGGRAPLDLLRDHLGGRDFLLVLDCGSRPPRGIAELWAAVGSAARRLCLVTVGTQVLGMYGEHRVPLFPLAVPTARDTADLARLGQVDSVRLLVDRTKAVRPGFRLTQENRETVAKLCQILDGLPLSIELAASRLKVSSPRALLDELSRSPGTLTDPGTATDAAAGPDTLGLAPQAVELLVRLGVFTESFGVAEAAGVFELPLDVTRQALEEMVDHSALLTEEQRDGSIRFWMLRRSRARALEHLARQDALGPVRADHAVFFIRQMHGIRSELEGPGQTAALEQFDHWHQDVLAALEFLVEAGNGEAVATLATAAQPYWLLRGEVESAEHWLSAALRLGIDRHRVRLAALEALGEALLLNDDPSAAKPWLDEALAAYTELADGPGVATVRQHLARLAQIEGNLPAAENLLTLVLADLDPRGGGQWCRGAVLARLAEVRRDRGDTTSAARHATEAVRLFERVEDARSAARAKLTLAGLTGGQGDYDRAEQLACRALLLLHDRGDLPEVARGLAVLAELLTYKYGRTAAVWERAALLLGASDTLRRRVGDTLAGQPNAVSGTLLGQVSERMGRSAFDTAWQQGGLCTPDEAVAQALALIERPDHQPRSTDLVGSLTRREHEVAMLVTEGLTNREVARRLGIAEWTAVNHMRKVMQKLGCTSRVQVAGRMLRPMDPHAGVQGAAAGGLVRR from the coding sequence GTGCGAACAGGCGGTGACCTCGGTCCTTCCACCCACCAGCGGGCGCGTTACGCGCTCACCTCCCGGGTCGGCAGGGACACGGAACTGGCCGATCTCAAGGCACGCGCCGCCGCCCCGAACGGACAGGTACTGACGCTCACCGGCCCGGTCGGTGTGGGCAAGAGCCGTCTGGCGGACGCGCTCTTCGAACAGATAGCGGGTGAATTCGCCGACGGCGGAAGGTACTTGGAGCTGGACACGCTCCGGCTGGAATCGAGCGATCCCGACGGCGGGCTCGCCCGCGCGGTCGCGGAGGCGCTGGAGCTGACGCCACCACCCGTGCCCGGCGACGATGTTGACGCCGCGTCGGACGACGGCGGCGCGAGGGGCGGACGTGCCCCGCTCGATCTGCTGCGCGACCATCTCGGCGGACGGGACTTCCTGCTCGTACTCGACTGCGGAAGCCGCCCACCGCGCGGCATCGCCGAGCTGTGGGCGGCGGTCGGATCGGCCGCCCGGCGGCTGTGTCTGGTGACCGTCGGCACCCAGGTGCTCGGTATGTACGGCGAGCACCGCGTCCCGCTCTTCCCCCTCGCCGTGCCCACGGCGCGTGACACCGCCGACCTGGCCCGGCTGGGACAGGTCGACTCCGTACGCCTGCTGGTGGACCGCACCAAGGCCGTGCGGCCGGGATTCCGGCTGACGCAGGAGAACCGCGAGACCGTCGCCAAGCTCTGCCAGATACTCGACGGACTGCCGCTCTCCATCGAACTGGCCGCGTCCCGGCTGAAGGTGAGCTCGCCGCGCGCCCTGCTGGACGAGCTGAGCCGGTCGCCGGGCACGCTGACGGACCCGGGCACGGCCACGGACGCGGCGGCCGGCCCGGACACGCTGGGCCTCGCTCCGCAGGCCGTCGAACTCCTCGTACGGCTCGGGGTGTTCACCGAGAGCTTCGGTGTCGCCGAGGCCGCCGGCGTCTTCGAACTCCCGCTCGATGTCACCCGGCAGGCGCTGGAGGAGATGGTCGACCACAGCGCGCTGCTGACCGAGGAGCAGCGGGACGGCAGCATCCGGTTCTGGATGCTGCGCAGGTCCCGGGCGCGGGCCCTGGAACACCTCGCGCGACAGGACGCGCTGGGTCCGGTACGGGCCGACCACGCCGTGTTCTTCATCCGTCAAATGCACGGAATCCGGAGCGAGTTGGAAGGACCCGGGCAGACGGCGGCGCTGGAGCAGTTCGACCACTGGCACCAGGACGTCCTCGCCGCGCTGGAGTTCCTCGTCGAGGCGGGCAACGGTGAGGCGGTGGCGACACTGGCCACCGCGGCGCAGCCGTACTGGCTGCTCCGCGGCGAGGTGGAGAGCGCCGAGCACTGGCTGTCCGCCGCACTGCGGCTCGGCATCGACCGGCACCGGGTACGCCTGGCCGCCCTCGAAGCGCTCGGCGAGGCGCTGCTCCTCAACGACGACCCCTCGGCCGCCAAGCCCTGGCTGGACGAGGCGCTGGCCGCGTACACCGAACTGGCCGACGGGCCGGGGGTCGCGACCGTACGCCAGCACCTGGCCAGGCTCGCCCAGATCGAGGGGAACCTCCCCGCCGCCGAGAACCTACTGACACTGGTCCTGGCGGACCTCGATCCGCGGGGAGGTGGTCAGTGGTGCCGGGGGGCAGTGCTGGCCCGACTCGCCGAGGTCCGCCGGGACCGGGGAGACACCACGTCGGCGGCGCGGCACGCCACGGAGGCCGTACGGCTCTTCGAGCGTGTGGAGGACGCCCGCTCGGCGGCCCGCGCGAAGCTCACGCTCGCGGGCCTGACCGGAGGCCAGGGCGACTACGACCGGGCCGAGCAACTGGCCTGCCGGGCACTGCTGTTGCTGCACGACCGGGGAGATCTTCCGGAAGTGGCCCGTGGGTTGGCGGTCCTCGCGGAGCTCCTCACCTACAAGTACGGCCGCACGGCGGCGGTGTGGGAGCGCGCGGCCCTGCTGCTCGGCGCTTCGGACACACTGCGCCGGCGGGTCGGCGACACCCTGGCGGGCCAGCCGAACGCCGTCAGCGGCACACTGCTCGGCCAGGTCAGCGAACGGATGGGACGCAGCGCCTTCGACACGGCCTGGCAGCAGGGCGGGCTGTGCACCCCGGACGAGGCGGTGGCGCAGGCCCTCGCCCTGATCGAACGGCCCGACCACCAGCCGCGTTCCACCGATCTGGTCGGCTCGCTGACCAGGCGCGAACACGAGGTGGCGATGCTGGTCACGGAGGGCCTGACCAACCGCGAGGTCGCGCGCAGGCTGGGCATCGCGGAGTGGACGGCGGTGAACCACATGCGCAAGGTGATGCAGAAGCTCGGCTGCACGTCCCGCGTCCAGGTGGCGGGCCGCATGCTGCGCCCCATGGACCCCCACGCGGGTGTCCAGGGCGCGGCGGCGGGGGGCCTGGTGCGCCGCTAG
- a CDS encoding NAD(P)/FAD-dependent oxidoreductase yields MAEAEAQAAEESGTHVDVAVVGAGISGLTAAYRLKEAGRAPEVFEADGDVGGRMRARQEDGWIVEQGTETLASHGYPSTWRLIKDVGLDRDGGVLKVGSLAGVWRDGKAHAGSGHWVGTLTGAGLSLGGRMAMTGMLGGLLPSLGKVSTRRPGESPLGLRTVAEFVDGKHPDLHDYLLQPAASTGWAWDTRRSCVAPLVATMVATRGLHGWRTYRDGMDSLARKVAERLTVHTGRAVQEVTENPDGGVRLVFADGRVVTAREVVLAVPAPVARKLYPSAPAEELPFLDATSYSRMIRVTLQVNRPLAVRQSRITKKVYALLIPEKEDGYLAGLTFEHFKAANRAPGGQGLVSMLSAERATDELMDRPDEEVVEKLLGRATRYVPELREALIASQVHRFPYAAPEATPDALRLQGAFLDRPVRAVEFAGDWVFQRPTSEAAVQAGELAAERILSRRRSPAGAQGPVPTARA; encoded by the coding sequence ATGGCAGAGGCAGAGGCACAGGCAGCCGAGGAATCAGGCACGCACGTCGACGTCGCCGTCGTCGGCGCCGGGATCTCCGGTCTCACCGCCGCGTACCGGCTGAAGGAGGCCGGCCGCGCGCCGGAGGTCTTCGAGGCGGACGGCGACGTCGGCGGCCGGATGCGGGCGCGGCAGGAGGACGGCTGGATCGTGGAACAGGGCACCGAGACCTTGGCCTCGCACGGCTACCCGTCCACCTGGCGGCTGATCAAGGACGTCGGTCTCGACCGGGACGGCGGGGTGCTCAAGGTCGGCAGCCTCGCCGGTGTCTGGCGGGACGGCAAGGCGCACGCGGGCAGCGGGCACTGGGTGGGCACCCTCACCGGCGCGGGGCTGTCGCTCGGCGGCCGGATGGCCATGACCGGGATGCTGGGCGGCCTGCTTCCGTCACTGGGCAAGGTCAGCACCCGGCGGCCGGGGGAGAGCCCGCTCGGCCTGCGCACGGTCGCGGAGTTCGTCGACGGCAAGCACCCGGACCTGCACGACTACCTGCTCCAGCCGGCCGCGAGCACCGGCTGGGCCTGGGACACCCGGCGCTCGTGCGTCGCGCCGCTCGTGGCCACGATGGTCGCCACGCGTGGCCTGCACGGCTGGCGCACCTACCGCGACGGCATGGACTCGCTCGCACGGAAGGTCGCGGAGCGGCTGACCGTGCACACGGGGAGGGCCGTCCAGGAGGTCACCGAGAACCCCGACGGCGGCGTACGGCTGGTCTTCGCCGACGGGCGTGTGGTGACGGCCCGTGAGGTCGTACTCGCGGTGCCGGCGCCCGTGGCCAGGAAGCTGTATCCGTCGGCGCCCGCCGAGGAACTGCCCTTCCTGGACGCCACGTCGTACTCCCGCATGATCCGCGTGACCCTTCAGGTGAACCGTCCCCTGGCGGTCCGTCAGTCGCGCATCACGAAGAAGGTCTACGCGCTGCTCATCCCGGAGAAGGAGGACGGCTATCTGGCCGGTCTGACCTTCGAGCACTTCAAGGCGGCCAACCGGGCGCCGGGCGGTCAGGGACTGGTCAGCATGCTGAGCGCGGAGCGCGCCACCGACGAGCTGATGGACCGGCCCGACGAGGAGGTCGTCGAGAAGCTGCTGGGGCGCGCCACGAGATACGTGCCCGAGCTGCGCGAGGCGCTGATCGCGTCGCAGGTCCACCGGTTCCCGTACGCGGCCCCCGAGGCGACCCCGGACGCCCTGCGGCTCCAGGGCGCCTTCCTGGACCGGCCCGTGCGGGCGGTGGAGTTCGCCGGGGACTGGGTCTTCCAGCGGCCGACGAGCGAAGCCGCCGTGCAGGCGGGGGAGTTGGCCGCCGAGCGGATCCTGTCGCGGCGGCGGAGCCCGGCCGGCGCGCAGGGGCCGGTGCCCACGGCCCGCGCCTGA
- a CDS encoding class I adenylate-forming enzyme family protein, whose protein sequence is MGTKKKPTGLGLLFDEHAQAGRSTRFHLSRPFDIAPGAGSEFSVAGIAELVQETAGLLYEAGSRPGDRVAIAKDNHWDYLLLACATARFGALPVLIAGGLPAQTLGTVLKRADAQLFVTTADILRSADEQGVDLKSLVPRTVTVGAALPGTVSLDDLRGARTPKVFTTASYEPMVATHTSGTTGVPKLVVHSVDTVLGHLGRTESLRFPIVAMKRSDTVATATPFNHMRMITWSTGTLKLEPKDALLLADARPATAERMFAQRKPTYLEALPATYIGWQELARKRPELYGDVRLFVSTFDAIHPPTVRRFLHASKRRFPAWLQGWGQSETGPMTFRLLTRRALAAKGDRHPTTRDVGRPIPGFTGMKVVDPATMKPVPNGKPGVLLTRTDGRCIGYLGEQRRWQDKARGKWWNTGDYGLRTAAGAFRLLDREVDVIPGMSCIELEDVLADRLPQLLEAAVIGIPGQLPLPVVSTQDGTLDEAEWKRATADLPALGAPRVLPLDEIPRTSTGKVRRVELRERLLGEETYGTGRWT, encoded by the coding sequence ATGGGTACCAAGAAAAAACCGACCGGACTCGGCCTGCTCTTCGACGAGCACGCGCAGGCGGGCCGCAGCACCCGCTTCCATCTGAGCCGGCCCTTCGACATCGCCCCCGGCGCGGGCTCCGAGTTCAGCGTGGCCGGGATCGCCGAGCTCGTGCAGGAGACGGCCGGCCTGCTGTACGAGGCGGGGTCGCGGCCCGGCGACCGGGTCGCCATCGCCAAGGACAACCACTGGGACTATCTGCTGCTCGCCTGCGCCACCGCGCGCTTCGGCGCCCTCCCGGTCCTGATCGCGGGCGGCCTCCCGGCGCAGACGCTCGGCACCGTACTGAAGCGCGCCGACGCGCAGTTGTTCGTCACCACCGCCGACATCCTGCGCTCCGCCGACGAGCAGGGCGTGGACCTGAAGTCCCTCGTCCCGCGCACGGTGACCGTCGGTGCCGCGCTGCCGGGCACGGTGTCGCTGGACGACCTGCGCGGGGCGCGTACCCCGAAGGTGTTCACGACGGCCAGTTACGAGCCGATGGTTGCCACCCACACCTCGGGCACCACCGGGGTGCCGAAGCTCGTCGTGCACTCCGTCGACACCGTCCTCGGCCACCTCGGCCGTACGGAGTCGCTGCGCTTCCCGATCGTGGCGATGAAGCGCTCCGACACGGTGGCCACCGCCACCCCCTTCAACCACATGCGGATGATCACCTGGAGCACCGGCACGCTGAAGCTGGAGCCGAAGGACGCGCTGCTCCTGGCCGACGCCCGTCCGGCCACCGCCGAGCGGATGTTCGCGCAGCGGAAGCCGACGTATCTGGAGGCGCTGCCCGCCACGTACATCGGCTGGCAGGAACTGGCGCGCAAGCGGCCGGAGTTGTACGGGGACGTACGGCTCTTCGTGAGTACCTTCGACGCGATCCACCCGCCCACGGTCCGCCGGTTCCTGCACGCCAGCAAGCGGCGCTTCCCGGCCTGGCTCCAGGGCTGGGGCCAGTCGGAGACCGGTCCCATGACTTTCCGCCTGCTGACCCGCAGGGCGCTGGCGGCCAAGGGCGACCGGCACCCCACGACGCGCGACGTCGGCCGCCCCATCCCCGGCTTCACCGGGATGAAGGTGGTGGACCCGGCGACGATGAAGCCGGTCCCCAACGGCAAGCCCGGCGTGCTGCTCACCCGCACCGACGGGCGCTGCATCGGCTACCTCGGCGAGCAGCGGCGCTGGCAGGACAAGGCGCGCGGCAAGTGGTGGAACACCGGTGACTACGGCCTGCGCACCGCCGCGGGAGCCTTCCGGCTGCTGGACCGCGAGGTGGACGTGATCCCCGGCATGAGCTGCATCGAGCTGGAGGACGTACTGGCCGACCGGCTGCCGCAGCTGCTGGAGGCCGCGGTGATCGGCATTCCGGGCCAGCTCCCGCTGCCCGTCGTCTCCACGCAGGACGGCACGCTGGACGAGGCGGAGTGGAAGCGCGCGACCGCGGACCTGCCGGCACTGGGGGCACCGCGGGTGCTGCCGCTGGACGAGATCCCGCGTACGAGCACGGGCAAGGTCCGCCGCGTCGAACTGCGCGAGCGGCTGCTGGGCGAGGAGACGTACGGCACGGGGCGCTGGACGTAG
- a CDS encoding UbiA family prenyltransferase → MNAFTPASGGAGSGAGGRRSGGGVDTAKGTSGTASGPSEAAAGAAGSSRTRTGAGGVTATDGAGAPVDGRAAGAVASRSASGADTGVGTAPGAGTGAPASGRASGAGDGGAVTNASRQATDGVGLAGRSGVATASAAGTDGTGPAGAPASGARGRFVAYARLAKFEFVLDYYLSMLVLWTALAGSVRFASDTWTTLLLFLLGEIGVISAVMALDDVNGIKDGSDRANYLGTGGTPLRPLERKPLLTGALTVPQATRFGYLSLLWGTVFWSASAFAAPERPLWALVVTGLVLFAGFQYSWGLKLSYRGLGEVLIMGCPLVIVVAPYGFVTGHLPAIVLVQAVLFGLWQILVSCYSNTKDISGDAAVGRSTVAVHTSARGNLVFIGALSAVDLLLTVGASAVGWAPWWFFAALLPEMALRLRQFTSFSRNGDALLARRRGVVAFRTGVAGIVLANLIHFAS, encoded by the coding sequence ATGAACGCGTTCACTCCCGCCTCCGGCGGCGCCGGATCCGGTGCCGGAGGCCGCCGGTCCGGTGGCGGCGTCGACACGGCGAAGGGTACGTCGGGTACGGCGTCCGGCCCGTCGGAAGCGGCTGCCGGTGCGGCCGGCTCGTCCCGCACGCGGACCGGCGCCGGTGGCGTTACGGCCACCGACGGGGCCGGTGCTCCGGTTGACGGGCGTGCGGCGGGAGCCGTCGCGAGCCGTTCCGCCTCCGGCGCGGATACGGGCGTCGGCACCGCACCCGGTGCGGGCACGGGCGCTCCGGCTTCCGGTCGCGCCTCCGGCGCGGGTGACGGCGGCGCCGTCACGAACGCCTCCCGCCAGGCCACGGACGGCGTAGGACTGGCCGGGCGGTCCGGGGTCGCCACCGCGTCCGCGGCGGGCACCGACGGCACAGGGCCCGCCGGCGCACCCGCATCCGGGGCCCGGGGCCGGTTCGTGGCGTACGCGCGGCTCGCCAAGTTCGAGTTCGTCCTCGACTACTACCTCAGCATGCTCGTGCTGTGGACCGCGCTCGCCGGCAGTGTGCGGTTCGCGTCCGACACGTGGACGACCCTGCTGCTCTTCCTCCTCGGGGAGATCGGCGTCATCTCCGCCGTCATGGCCCTCGACGACGTCAACGGCATCAAGGACGGCAGCGACCGTGCCAACTACCTCGGCACCGGCGGCACTCCGCTGCGCCCCCTGGAGCGCAAGCCCCTGCTCACCGGTGCGCTGACGGTCCCCCAGGCCACCCGGTTCGGGTATCTGAGCCTGCTCTGGGGCACCGTCTTCTGGTCCGCCTCGGCGTTCGCGGCCCCCGAGCGACCCCTCTGGGCGCTCGTCGTCACCGGGCTGGTGCTGTTCGCCGGCTTCCAGTACTCCTGGGGTCTCAAGCTCAGTTACCGGGGCCTCGGCGAAGTCCTCATCATGGGCTGCCCGTTGGTCATCGTCGTCGCTCCCTACGGCTTCGTGACCGGCCATCTGCCCGCCATCGTGCTCGTGCAGGCGGTGCTGTTCGGCCTCTGGCAGATCCTGGTGTCCTGCTACTCCAACACCAAGGACATCAGCGGGGACGCGGCCGTCGGCCGCAGCACGGTCGCGGTTCACACATCGGCGCGCGGCAACCTGGTCTTCATCGGCGCGCTGTCCGCCGTCGACCTGCTGCTGACCGTCGGGGCATCGGCCGTGGGCTGGGCACCGTGGTGGTTCTTCGCCGCCCTGCTGCCCGAAATGGCGCTGCGGCTGCGCCAGTTCACCTCCTTCAGCCGTAACGGAGACGCACTGCTGGCACGCAGGCGAGGAGTGGTGGCGTTCCGGACGGGCGTCGCCGGCATCGTCCTGGCCAACCTCATCCACTTCGCGAGCTGA
- a CDS encoding FAD-dependent oxidoreductase — MSQRERTAVIGGGMAGCAAAKELIKAGREVVIFEAAAGLGGRARSWHRSEIEPSVGINLWFTSFYKLMFERIHEYGLEDQLVEMSNNVIVVDKGQPAELLSDSLRSLLTYKHVALKDRIGFLTGTMKETLKRKQLDIFDPIKLAPFDDGTTAAEYARKSLSQRGFDNLLRPEIESFWLWRCEDISAAHVRAMQAQVAGAKFYVFRNGMEVIAERNAEGADIRLEHEVTDLQVTDGRVHITARSADGESHAEVFDDVVVATTAPVAAKLTAALPNDIVGRDTREFLETQVYEPALSVSYLVDFSSMPSEAHIVAAGADDPPVKTIITFPRKVKDEQGRSVDKHLAFVYPGRAETRRLLALSPEEQYAETTRLVTQLWPDFPVDEAEPFEIAVRPHAMPLPSPGRYRMSARVIGLQHAPVVFAGDYFTSPISEAAMLSGIRAAEKLTTAGKLTTAG, encoded by the coding sequence ATGAGCCAGCGTGAGAGGACCGCTGTCATCGGCGGAGGGATGGCAGGCTGCGCCGCCGCCAAAGAGTTGATCAAGGCGGGCCGCGAGGTCGTCATTTTCGAGGCGGCCGCCGGACTCGGCGGTCGGGCTCGCTCGTGGCACCGTTCGGAGATCGAGCCCTCCGTCGGCATCAACCTCTGGTTCACCAGCTTTTACAAGCTGATGTTCGAGCGAATTCATGAGTACGGTCTCGAGGACCAGCTCGTGGAGATGTCCAACAACGTCATCGTCGTGGACAAGGGCCAGCCCGCCGAGCTGCTCTCCGACTCGCTGCGCAGCCTGCTCACGTACAAGCACGTCGCCCTCAAGGACCGGATCGGCTTCCTGACCGGGACGATGAAGGAGACGCTCAAGCGCAAGCAGCTCGACATCTTCGACCCGATCAAGCTGGCGCCGTTCGACGACGGCACGACGGCGGCCGAGTACGCCCGCAAGAGCCTGTCGCAGCGCGGCTTCGACAACCTGCTGCGGCCCGAGATCGAGTCGTTCTGGCTGTGGCGCTGCGAGGACATCTCCGCGGCGCACGTACGGGCGATGCAGGCACAGGTGGCCGGTGCGAAGTTCTACGTGTTCCGCAACGGCATGGAGGTCATCGCCGAGCGCAACGCCGAGGGCGCGGACATCCGGCTCGAACACGAGGTCACCGACCTCCAGGTGACGGACGGGCGGGTGCACATCACCGCGCGGTCGGCGGACGGCGAGAGCCACGCCGAGGTCTTCGACGACGTCGTGGTCGCCACGACCGCGCCGGTCGCCGCCAAGCTGACGGCCGCGCTGCCGAACGACATCGTGGGCCGCGACACCCGTGAGTTCCTGGAGACCCAGGTGTACGAGCCCGCGCTGTCGGTCTCGTACCTGGTCGACTTCAGCAGCATGCCGTCCGAGGCGCACATCGTGGCGGCGGGCGCGGACGACCCGCCGGTCAAGACGATCATCACCTTCCCGCGCAAGGTCAAGGACGAGCAGGGGCGTTCGGTCGACAAGCACCTCGCGTTCGTCTACCCGGGCCGCGCCGAGACGCGCCGGCTCCTCGCGCTGTCGCCGGAGGAGCAGTACGCGGAGACGACCCGGCTGGTCACCCAGCTGTGGCCGGACTTCCCGGTCGACGAGGCGGAGCCGTTCGAGATCGCCGTACGCCCGCACGCGATGCCGCTGCCCTCGCCCGGCCGCTACCGGATGTCCGCGCGCGTCATCGGACTCCAGCACGCGCCGGTGGTCTTCGCGGGCGACTACTTCACCTCGCCGATCTCGGAGGCGGCGATGCTCTCCGGCATCCGGGCCGCCGAGAAGCTGACGACGGCCGGAAAGCTGACGACGGCCGGCTGA